Proteins encoded in a region of the Synechococcus sp. BIOS-U3-1 genome:
- a CDS encoding cupin domain-containing protein, with the protein MEVVNQMIQDWSLEPHPEGGWFRELYRSTSQVTRADGQQRAAITSILYLLNAGSRSRWHAVHQADEVWTHLQGTPLSLWTLEPEGGKAMQHVLSMHNPVHVVPAGHWMAARSEGQYSLVSCCVGPGFDFSDFEMLRDRPTSEQPSGALSELI; encoded by the coding sequence ATGGAGGTCGTGAATCAAATGATTCAGGACTGGAGCCTCGAACCACATCCAGAGGGCGGCTGGTTCCGTGAGCTGTATCGGAGCACATCTCAGGTCACCCGTGCCGATGGCCAGCAGCGGGCGGCAATCACCAGCATCCTTTACCTGCTAAATGCAGGGTCCAGAAGCCGCTGGCATGCAGTCCATCAGGCCGATGAGGTCTGGACCCATCTGCAGGGAACACCCTTGAGTCTCTGGACTCTTGAACCGGAGGGAGGCAAAGCCATGCAGCATGTGCTCTCAATGCACAATCCTGTGCACGTGGTGCCCGCAGGCCACTGGATGGCAGCGCGCTCGGAGGGGCAGTACTCCCTGGTGAGCTGCTGTGTCGGACCAGGTTTCGACTTCAGCGACTTCGAGATGCTTCGAGACAGGCCTACATCTGAACAGCCGTCAGGGGCCCTAAGCGAGCTGATCTGA
- the aroC gene encoding chorismate synthase, protein MGSSFGTLFRISTFGESHGGGVGVILEGCPPRLELDLPAIQAELDRRKPGQSRITTPRKEADQVEILSGVMDGMTLGTPIAMVVRNKDQRPQDYREMEVTFRPSHADATYQAKYGIQARSGGGRASARETIGRVAAGAIARQLLYKANSTEVVAWVRRIHDLEATVDINAVNREDVEANIVRCPDSEMAERMIERIEAIGREGDSCGGLIECVVRKPPVGLGMPVFDKLEADLAKAVMSLPATKGFEIGSGFAGTRLKGSEHNDAFLPSDEGRLRTATNNSGGIQGGISNGEPIVIRVAFKPTATIRKEQKTINDRGQATTLAAKGRHDPCVLPRAVPMVEAMVNLVLADHLLRQQGQCSLW, encoded by the coding sequence TTGGGCAGCAGTTTCGGCACCCTGTTCCGTATCAGCACCTTCGGCGAGTCCCATGGCGGCGGGGTCGGAGTAATCCTGGAAGGTTGCCCGCCACGACTTGAACTCGACTTGCCAGCGATTCAGGCCGAACTCGACCGGCGCAAGCCAGGCCAAAGCAGGATCACCACACCGCGCAAGGAGGCCGATCAGGTGGAGATCCTGAGCGGTGTCATGGATGGCATGACCCTGGGCACACCAATCGCCATGGTGGTGCGCAACAAAGATCAGCGACCCCAGGATTACCGAGAGATGGAGGTTACTTTTCGACCTTCCCACGCGGATGCCACCTATCAAGCGAAATACGGCATCCAAGCCCGCAGCGGCGGCGGCAGAGCCTCAGCACGCGAAACGATCGGCCGGGTGGCTGCCGGTGCCATTGCCCGACAGTTGCTCTACAAGGCCAATAGCACCGAGGTGGTGGCCTGGGTCCGACGCATTCATGACCTCGAAGCGACGGTGGACATCAACGCTGTCAACCGCGAAGACGTGGAAGCCAACATTGTGCGATGTCCGGATTCTGAAATGGCCGAGCGCATGATCGAACGGATTGAAGCAATCGGCCGCGAGGGCGACTCCTGCGGCGGTCTAATTGAATGCGTTGTCCGTAAGCCTCCCGTAGGCCTCGGAATGCCTGTATTCGACAAGCTGGAAGCAGATCTGGCCAAAGCGGTGATGTCACTACCCGCCACCAAAGGTTTCGAGATTGGCTCAGGTTTCGCCGGAACGCGGCTGAAAGGGAGCGAGCACAATGATGCTTTTCTTCCAAGCGATGAGGGCCGGCTGCGCACAGCCACCAACAATTCCGGTGGCATTCAGGGAGGCATCAGCAACGGCGAGCCAATTGTGATCCGAGTTGCATTCAAGCCAACCGCAACGATCCGCAAAGAGCAGAAAACGATCAATGATCGAGGGCAAGCCACCACTCTTGCCGCCAAGGGTCGGCATGACCCTTGTGTGCTGCCCAGAGCCGTGCCGATGGTGGAGGCAATGGTGAATCTGGTCCTAGCTGATCACCTGCTCAGGCAGCAGGGTCAGTGCAGCCTCTGGTGA
- the bsmA gene encoding glycine/sarcosine N-methyltransferase has translation MTTLSSHPSAESGDAQRFGQRPERVRETDHYQQEYIEQFADRWDRLIDWDAREEAEGNFFVRLLHEHGARSVLDVATGTGFHSVRLLREGFDVVSVDGSPNMLARAFKNARERDLLMRTVHADWRFLNRDIHGEYDAVICLGNSFTHLFRERDRRKALAEYYAVLKHNGILILDHRNYDRLLEGTSTSGKSNVYCGKDVEVGPEHVDDGLARFRYAFSDGSTYHLNMFPLRHGYVRRLMREVGFQRITSYGDYQRGHDDPDFYVHVAEKEYLFDTDITAI, from the coding sequence ATGACCACACTCAGTAGCCACCCCTCAGCGGAATCCGGTGATGCGCAACGCTTCGGGCAGCGACCCGAACGCGTCCGAGAAACAGATCATTATCAGCAGGAATACATTGAACAGTTTGCAGACCGCTGGGATCGCCTGATCGATTGGGATGCCAGGGAAGAAGCTGAGGGAAACTTCTTTGTACGGTTACTGCACGAGCATGGCGCCCGCTCGGTGCTGGATGTGGCAACAGGTACGGGCTTCCATTCCGTTCGTCTTCTGCGCGAAGGCTTCGATGTCGTGAGCGTGGATGGCAGCCCCAACATGCTTGCCCGTGCCTTCAAGAACGCACGGGAACGCGACCTATTAATGCGGACGGTGCATGCGGACTGGCGATTCCTGAACCGCGACATCCACGGCGAGTACGACGCCGTGATCTGCCTGGGCAATTCATTCACCCATCTATTCCGCGAGCGGGATCGTCGTAAGGCTTTGGCCGAGTACTACGCGGTGCTGAAGCACAACGGCATTCTGATCCTGGATCACCGCAACTATGACCGCCTGCTGGAAGGAACCTCCACAAGTGGCAAGAGCAACGTCTACTGCGGCAAAGACGTCGAAGTAGGACCCGAACACGTCGACGATGGACTAGCCCGTTTCCGTTATGCCTTCAGTGATGGCAGTACCTATCACCTGAACATGTTCCCGCTGCGTCACGGCTACGTGCGACGTCTGATGCGAGAAGTGGGCTTCCAGAGAATCACCAGCTACGGCGACTATCAACGCGGCCACGATGATCCCGACTTTTACGTACACGTCGCTGAAAAGGAATATCTATTCGACACCGACATCACTGCGATCTGA
- a CDS encoding bifunctional 4-hydroxy-2-oxoglutarate aldolase/2-dehydro-3-deoxy-phosphogluconate aldolase has protein sequence MSALPNTSEPDEALIRSLRVQPLLIVLRPDRRDLEQVFSITRLCRQLDQLVEAGVQHVEIAWIEHPRWSDLVMAARSRHLHLSLGAASITQLSALQQVTELGFSYAMSPLLDRELQRRAKLLDFLLVPGVMTPSEIRYACDLGCRLVKLFPASVLGRSFYRQIATPMGNLPFMIAAGGLRADDLNSWLEAGYDAIALGRTVFEGDGFDPSLAAWMGA, from the coding sequence ATGTCCGCATTGCCGAATACGTCTGAGCCTGATGAGGCTTTGATCCGCTCGCTGCGGGTCCAGCCTCTTCTGATCGTCTTGCGTCCAGATAGACGCGATCTAGAGCAAGTCTTTTCCATCACCCGTCTCTGCCGTCAGCTCGATCAGCTGGTAGAGGCGGGTGTTCAGCATGTTGAGATTGCTTGGATTGAGCATCCCCGCTGGAGTGATCTTGTGATGGCGGCGAGATCTCGTCATTTACATCTGTCCCTTGGAGCGGCATCGATCACGCAGCTGTCGGCTCTCCAGCAGGTGACTGAACTTGGATTCAGCTACGCGATGTCGCCGCTATTGGACAGGGAGCTACAGCGAAGGGCAAAGCTGCTCGATTTTCTATTGGTGCCAGGTGTGATGACGCCTTCTGAGATCAGGTATGCCTGTGATCTGGGTTGCCGTTTGGTGAAGTTGTTTCCAGCAAGCGTGCTGGGCCGAAGCTTTTATCGTCAGATCGCTACGCCGATGGGCAATCTTCCTTTCATGATTGCTGCTGGAGGCTTGCGTGCCGATGACCTCAACTCCTGGCTGGAAGCTGGATATGACGCCATTGCTCTTGGTCGAACGGTGTTCGAAGGCGATGGTTTTGATCCCTCCCTTGCCGCCTGGATGGGCGCATGA
- the ftsH3 gene encoding ATP-dependent zinc metalloprotease FtsH3: MNKRWRNIGLGALLVLAIVVIAPAFFGGGGAPQPEARSLRYSDFVERVQEDQVSRVLLSPDRGTAQVVETDGRRAEVNLAPDKDLLKLLTDHNVDIAVQPSRQPGAWQQAASSLIFPLLLLGGLFFLFRRAQSGGGGGNQAMNFGKSKARVQMEPSTQTTFGDVAGIEGAKLELTEVVDFLKNPDRFTAVGAKIPKGVLLVGPPGTGKTLLAKAVAGEASVPFFSISGSEFVEMFVGVGASRVRDLFEQAKKNAPCIIFIDEIDAVGRQRGAGMGGGNDEREQTLNQLLTEMDGFEGNTGIIIVAATNRPDVLDSALMRPGRFDRQVTVDRPDYAGRLQILGVHARGKTLSKDVDLDKVARRTPGYTGADLSNLLNEAAILAARRDLSEVSNDEISDAIERVMAGPEKKDSVMSDRRKRLVAYHEAGHALVGALMPDYDPVQKISIIPRGNAGGLTFFTPSEERMESGLYSRTYLQNQMAVALGGRVAEEIVYGEDEVTTGASNDLQQVASTARQMITRFGMSDKLGPVALGRSQGGMFLGRDIAAERDFSEDTAATIDEEVSDLVALAYRRATKVLVDNRSVLDELAELLVDQETVDAEEFQDLLIRSDVRIAEYV; encoded by the coding sequence TTGAACAAACGTTGGCGAAACATCGGCCTTGGGGCCCTTCTAGTGCTCGCGATCGTTGTGATCGCACCGGCTTTTTTTGGAGGTGGCGGAGCCCCTCAACCTGAGGCACGTTCTCTTCGCTACAGCGATTTTGTTGAAAGGGTCCAGGAAGATCAGGTCAGCCGAGTGCTCCTTTCTCCCGATCGTGGTACAGCTCAGGTTGTCGAAACCGATGGTCGCCGCGCTGAGGTGAATCTCGCTCCCGATAAGGACTTGCTCAAGCTGCTCACCGATCACAACGTTGATATCGCTGTTCAGCCCTCCCGTCAGCCCGGCGCCTGGCAGCAGGCTGCTTCAAGCCTGATCTTCCCCTTGCTGCTGCTAGGTGGTTTGTTCTTCCTTTTCCGTCGCGCGCAGTCCGGCGGTGGTGGCGGTAATCAGGCCATGAATTTCGGTAAGAGCAAGGCTCGAGTGCAAATGGAGCCTTCCACGCAAACTACCTTCGGTGACGTTGCGGGTATTGAAGGAGCCAAACTCGAACTCACTGAAGTTGTTGACTTCCTCAAGAATCCTGATCGCTTCACCGCTGTCGGAGCCAAGATTCCCAAGGGTGTTTTGCTGGTCGGCCCCCCTGGTACCGGTAAAACCCTGCTTGCCAAAGCTGTGGCTGGTGAGGCCAGCGTTCCTTTCTTCTCGATCTCCGGTTCGGAGTTTGTCGAGATGTTCGTTGGCGTTGGTGCTAGCCGTGTTCGCGATCTTTTTGAACAGGCGAAGAAAAATGCCCCCTGCATCATCTTTATCGATGAAATTGATGCAGTCGGTCGCCAGCGTGGAGCTGGCATGGGTGGCGGCAATGACGAGCGTGAACAGACGCTCAACCAGTTGCTCACGGAGATGGATGGTTTCGAGGGCAATACCGGAATCATCATCGTTGCGGCTACTAACCGGCCTGATGTTCTTGACTCAGCCCTGATGCGCCCCGGTCGTTTTGATCGCCAGGTCACGGTTGATCGGCCCGACTATGCAGGTCGCCTACAAATTCTCGGAGTGCATGCCCGTGGCAAGACCCTCTCTAAGGATGTCGATCTCGACAAGGTGGCCCGTCGGACGCCTGGTTATACCGGAGCCGATCTGTCCAACCTGCTGAATGAAGCGGCAATCCTTGCCGCTCGCCGCGATCTGAGCGAAGTCAGCAACGACGAGATCAGTGACGCAATTGAGCGAGTAATGGCTGGTCCTGAGAAAAAGGACAGCGTGATGAGTGATCGTCGTAAGCGTCTCGTCGCTTATCACGAGGCTGGCCATGCTTTGGTCGGCGCCCTGATGCCTGATTACGACCCTGTTCAGAAGATTTCGATCATTCCACGTGGTAATGCTGGTGGCTTGACCTTCTTCACTCCAAGCGAAGAGCGGATGGAGTCGGGTCTTTATTCCCGCACCTATCTGCAAAATCAGATGGCTGTTGCGCTCGGCGGTCGTGTCGCTGAAGAGATCGTCTACGGAGAAGACGAAGTCACCACCGGAGCTTCCAACGATCTTCAGCAGGTGGCCTCAACTGCAAGGCAGATGATCACCCGCTTCGGTATGAGCGACAAGCTTGGTCCGGTAGCTCTTGGGCGTTCCCAGGGTGGAATGTTCCTTGGACGCGATATCGCGGCTGAACGCGACTTCTCTGAGGACACTGCGGCAACAATCGACGAAGAAGTCTCCGATCTTGTTGCACTGGCTTATAGGCGTGCCACCAAGGTTCTTGTCGATAACCGTTCTGTGCTCGATGAACTCGCAGAACTGCTTGTGGATCAGGAAACTGTGGATGCAGAAGAGTTCCAGGACCTGCTAATTCGCAGTGATGTCCGCATTGCCGAATACGTCTGA
- the psbA gene encoding photosystem II q(b) protein, which translates to MTTTIQQRSGANGWQQFCEWVTSTNNRLYVGWFGVLMIPTLLAATTCFIVAFIAAPPVDIDGIREPVAGSLIYGNNIISGAVVPSSNAIGLHFYPIWEAASLDEWLYNGGPYQLVVFHFLIGIFCYMGREWELSYRLGMRPWICVAYSAPVAAASAVFLVYPFGQGSFSDGMPLGISGTFNFMLVFQAEHNILMHPFHMLGVAGVFGGSLFSAMHGSLVTSSLVRETTESESQNYGYKFGQEEETYNIVAAHGYFGRLIFQYASFNNSRSLHFFLAAWPVVGIWFTALGVSTMAFNLNGFNFNQSILDGQGRVLNTWADVLNRANLGMEVMHERNAHNFPLDLAAAESTPVALQAPAIG; encoded by the coding sequence ATGACCACCACCATTCAGCAGCGCTCCGGCGCTAACGGCTGGCAGCAGTTCTGCGAGTGGGTCACCTCCACCAACAACCGCCTCTATGTGGGCTGGTTCGGTGTGCTGATGATCCCCACCCTGCTGGCTGCCACCACCTGCTTCATCGTTGCGTTCATCGCAGCACCCCCCGTCGACATCGACGGCATCCGTGAGCCCGTTGCTGGCTCCCTGATCTACGGAAACAACATCATCTCTGGTGCTGTTGTTCCCTCCTCGAACGCCATCGGCCTTCACTTCTATCCCATCTGGGAAGCTGCTTCTCTTGATGAGTGGCTGTACAACGGCGGTCCTTACCAGCTGGTTGTCTTCCACTTCCTCATCGGCATCTTCTGCTACATGGGTCGCGAGTGGGAACTCTCCTACCGCCTCGGCATGCGCCCCTGGATCTGCGTTGCTTACAGCGCACCTGTGGCTGCTGCCTCCGCCGTGTTCCTGGTTTACCCCTTCGGTCAGGGTTCCTTCTCTGACGGCATGCCCCTGGGCATCTCCGGCACCTTCAACTTCATGTTGGTGTTCCAGGCCGAGCACAACATCCTGATGCACCCCTTCCACATGCTTGGTGTGGCTGGCGTCTTCGGTGGTTCACTGTTCTCCGCCATGCACGGTTCACTGGTGACCTCCTCCTTGGTTCGTGAAACAACCGAGAGCGAGTCCCAGAACTACGGCTACAAGTTCGGCCAAGAAGAAGAGACCTACAACATCGTGGCTGCCCACGGTTACTTCGGTCGCCTGATCTTCCAATACGCGTCGTTCAACAACAGCCGTAGCCTGCACTTCTTCCTGGCTGCCTGGCCTGTTGTCGGCATCTGGTTCACCGCCCTTGGCGTGTCAACCATGGCCTTCAACCTGAACGGTTTCAACTTCAACCAGTCCATCCTTGATGGTCAGGGCCGCGTCCTGAACACCTGGGCTGATGTGCTGAACCGCGCCAACCTCGGCATGGAAGTCATGCACGAGCGCAACGCTCACAACTTCCCCCTCGACCTGGCTGCTGCTGAGTCCACACCTGTGGCTCTGCAAGCACCTGCCATCGGTTGA
- a CDS encoding ABC transporter permease: MMILAAAHQAGWLGQSIDLCVEWLLANAQGLFDVIKVSVLALVSVTELVLEWPPAWLFALIIAALGFWRVNGGFALFVLLGFNLVLSMALWSEMIATLSLVLTASGLALLIGLPLGILSARSRLVWRLVRPCLDLMQTMPAFVYLIPAVMLFSTGAVPSILATLIFAMPPVVRLTHLGIVQVPDDLIEAGRSFGCSDRQLLWKVQMPSAIPTVMTGVNQTIMLSLSMVVIASMIGGGGLGDVVLRGIQQLDVGMGFEGGIAVVILAVILDRLSQSFAGRRGSSLQQRLRAWMALWRSS; this comes from the coding sequence ATGATGATTTTGGCTGCTGCCCATCAAGCCGGTTGGCTGGGTCAGTCGATCGATCTCTGTGTTGAGTGGTTGTTGGCCAACGCCCAGGGATTGTTTGATGTGATCAAGGTGTCGGTGTTGGCCCTGGTCTCTGTGACCGAGCTGGTTCTGGAGTGGCCACCGGCATGGTTGTTCGCTCTGATCATCGCGGCGCTCGGGTTCTGGCGAGTCAATGGTGGGTTCGCTCTCTTTGTTCTGCTCGGCTTCAATTTGGTGCTCTCCATGGCGCTTTGGAGCGAGATGATCGCCACCCTTTCGCTGGTGCTGACAGCCTCCGGTCTGGCTCTTTTGATCGGCCTTCCGCTGGGCATTCTCTCGGCTCGTTCACGACTCGTCTGGAGGCTGGTGCGCCCCTGTTTGGATCTGATGCAGACGATGCCTGCTTTTGTTTATCTGATTCCAGCAGTGATGTTGTTCAGCACGGGTGCGGTTCCTTCGATTCTCGCCACTCTGATCTTCGCCATGCCACCGGTGGTCCGGCTCACGCATCTGGGAATCGTTCAGGTTCCGGATGACCTGATCGAAGCCGGTCGCTCCTTCGGCTGCAGCGATCGCCAGTTGCTCTGGAAGGTGCAGATGCCCAGTGCCATTCCCACCGTGATGACTGGGGTCAATCAGACGATCATGCTGTCGCTTTCGATGGTCGTGATCGCTTCGATGATCGGTGGCGGCGGTCTCGGTGATGTGGTGTTGCGTGGGATTCAGCAGCTTGATGTGGGGATGGGGTTTGAAGGGGGAATCGCCGTGGTGATTTTGGCGGTGATCCTCGACCGTCTCAGTCAGAGCTTCGCCGGGCGACGCGGATCATCACTTCAACAGCGCCTGCGCGCATGGATGGCTCTTTGGAGGTCGTCATGA
- a CDS encoding quaternary amine ABC transporter ATP-binding protein produces the protein MGGGSEVQSEISIESVWKLFGRSSSELIEQLRLGADPERLHEDRGVRAAVQDVSLEVRAGEIFVVMGLSGSGKSTLLRMLNGLISPCKGEVIVKGRSLNSMRAQQLAELRRHQMAMVFQSFALFPHRSVLENAAFGLEVAGMPRKARIDRAMQALERVGLVAEARKRPRELSGGMQQRVGLARALALDPPILLMDEAFSALDPLIRKDMQDLLLDLQAELPRTVVFISHDLDEAIRIGDRIALMQAGRLLQCDTAQRLLQHPANDEVKRFFRDVDVASVLTVEVIAQPPPHLSVCDVGDPLPDHGDATVYVTDRLQHLRGLLRGGLSWVDVASISTLSAGTSVKDAIDVVANSAEPVPVLDDEKRLLGVISPRHLLLAMEVGG, from the coding sequence GTGGGCGGAGGCTCTGAAGTGCAGTCAGAGATCTCCATCGAGTCGGTCTGGAAGCTGTTCGGCAGATCCTCCTCAGAGTTGATTGAGCAGCTGCGCTTAGGCGCGGATCCAGAGCGTCTTCATGAAGATCGTGGCGTTCGGGCTGCTGTCCAGGATGTCTCGTTAGAGGTACGCGCCGGCGAGATCTTTGTGGTGATGGGTCTTTCCGGTTCAGGTAAATCCACATTGCTGAGGATGCTGAATGGTCTGATTTCTCCTTGCAAAGGGGAGGTGATTGTCAAGGGCCGTTCGCTGAACTCGATGAGAGCACAGCAGCTGGCGGAGCTGCGTCGTCATCAGATGGCGATGGTTTTTCAGTCGTTCGCGCTTTTCCCCCATCGCAGCGTGCTTGAAAATGCCGCTTTTGGTCTCGAGGTTGCGGGCATGCCTCGCAAAGCGAGGATCGATCGCGCCATGCAAGCTCTCGAGCGTGTAGGCCTGGTTGCAGAGGCCCGCAAACGCCCGCGTGAACTCTCTGGTGGTATGCAGCAGAGGGTTGGTCTGGCCAGGGCTTTGGCCCTTGACCCGCCGATTCTGCTGATGGATGAGGCCTTCTCTGCATTGGACCCCTTGATCCGCAAGGACATGCAAGATCTCTTGCTGGACCTGCAAGCGGAGCTCCCTCGCACGGTGGTTTTTATTTCTCATGATCTCGATGAGGCGATCAGGATCGGTGACCGGATCGCTCTGATGCAGGCTGGTCGGCTACTGCAGTGCGACACCGCGCAGCGTTTGCTGCAGCATCCCGCCAACGATGAGGTCAAACGATTTTTTCGCGATGTCGATGTAGCGTCCGTTCTGACAGTGGAGGTGATTGCACAGCCCCCTCCTCATCTGAGTGTCTGCGATGTGGGTGACCCCCTGCCTGATCACGGGGATGCCACGGTTTATGTGACGGATCGTCTGCAGCATTTGCGCGGTCTTCTCCGAGGAGGTCTCAGCTGGGTCGACGTGGCTTCCATCAGCACGTTGTCAGCCGGAACATCTGTGAAGGATGCCATTGATGTGGTGGCGAATAGTGCCGAGCCGGTGCCAGTTCTGGATGACGAAAAGCGGCTGCTCGGCGTGATCAGCCCTCGTCATTTGCTGCTGGCAATGGAGGTAGGCGGTTGA
- a CDS encoding glycine betaine ABC transporter substrate-binding protein: MSGRQIRRRAVLLGGLGVAGISAASLVKLSAPSSSVSSSAPAGQRGVEGSRSPLPSSASARPTLRLGWSPWADAEVVSLIAQRVIQQAYDLNVERVLADIGIQYASIARGDLDLMLMAWLPLTHRDYYRRVRDRVVDFGAMYSGRLGWVVPDYVPASELSAIPDLRDPSLAARFDNRVQGIDPGSGLNQVSAEALKSYRLNNLELVSSSSAAMTAVLDQAIRKQRWVVVTSWTPHWMFARYRLRFLQDPKRVFGGIEWIHALGRPQLDLDMQDVAGFLTRFHLPDQEMSDLLLQANDQSAEAAVDGYIASHPARIRYWITGEISAP; encoded by the coding sequence ATGAGCGGTCGACAGATCCGACGACGAGCTGTCTTACTCGGAGGCCTGGGGGTCGCGGGGATCTCCGCCGCCAGCCTGGTCAAGCTCAGTGCACCATCCTCCTCGGTGAGTTCTTCAGCCCCGGCTGGCCAAAGAGGTGTGGAGGGCTCCCGCAGTCCGCTGCCCAGTTCTGCATCCGCAAGACCCACACTGCGTCTTGGTTGGTCACCCTGGGCTGACGCTGAGGTCGTGAGCCTCATCGCTCAGAGGGTGATCCAACAGGCTTATGACTTGAACGTAGAGCGTGTTCTTGCCGACATCGGCATCCAGTACGCCTCTATCGCTCGCGGTGATCTCGATCTGATGCTGATGGCATGGTTGCCGTTGACGCACCGTGACTATTACCGACGGGTGCGCGATCGGGTGGTCGACTTCGGTGCGATGTATTCAGGCCGTCTGGGCTGGGTGGTGCCTGATTACGTGCCTGCCTCTGAGCTCTCTGCGATTCCTGATTTACGCGATCCTTCTCTGGCGGCACGGTTCGATAACCGCGTGCAGGGGATTGATCCTGGCTCGGGTTTGAATCAGGTCTCGGCTGAAGCTCTCAAGAGCTATCGCCTCAACAATCTGGAGCTGGTGTCATCAAGCAGTGCTGCAATGACGGCGGTGCTTGATCAGGCCATCCGCAAGCAACGCTGGGTGGTGGTCACCAGCTGGACACCCCATTGGATGTTCGCCCGTTACAGGTTGCGTTTCCTTCAGGATCCAAAACGGGTGTTTGGCGGTATTGAGTGGATTCACGCGCTCGGTCGCCCTCAGCTGGATTTGGACATGCAAGATGTGGCTGGTTTCCTGACTCGCTTCCATCTGCCTGATCAGGAGATGTCGGATTTGCTGTTGCAGGCCAATGATCAGTCTGCTGAGGCCGCCGTGGATGGTTACATCGCCTCGCACCCGGCGCGAATTCGTTACTGGATCACTGGCGAGATTTCGGCACCCTGA
- a CDS encoding methyltransferase domain-containing protein, whose translation MTSTYSEAASTAANYYDSDDADRFYARIWGGEDIHIGLYEVADEPIATASRRTVDALIELMDQPLPSNEASTLRVVDFGSGYGGAARRLCSSPGIFVDAINISAVENNRHRLLNQEVGLSERITVHDASFEAVPLPNGCADVIWSQDAILHSGDRRTVMREAARLLKPGGVMVMTDPMAADGVTADSLTAILDRIHLADLGSPERYHRWGTEAGLTRTAWYDRTPMLIEHYSRVRLELQQRRKDLENSITPGYLERMDAGLGHWVDGGQSGKLSWGLMRFDKPLK comes from the coding sequence ATGACGAGCACTTATTCCGAAGCAGCCAGCACCGCAGCCAACTACTACGACAGTGATGATGCCGATCGGTTCTACGCACGCATCTGGGGCGGCGAGGACATTCACATCGGTCTTTATGAAGTTGCCGATGAACCGATTGCAACCGCAAGCCGTCGCACTGTCGACGCATTGATCGAACTGATGGATCAACCACTTCCCTCGAACGAAGCGAGCACGCTGAGGGTTGTTGACTTTGGGTCTGGCTACGGGGGAGCAGCCAGGCGACTCTGCAGCAGTCCTGGGATCTTCGTGGATGCCATCAACATTTCAGCAGTAGAGAACAACCGACATCGGCTGCTCAATCAAGAAGTCGGCCTCTCTGAGCGGATCACCGTTCACGATGCATCCTTCGAGGCGGTACCTCTCCCCAATGGCTGCGCCGATGTGATCTGGAGTCAGGACGCGATTCTCCACTCCGGTGACCGCCGGACGGTGATGCGGGAAGCAGCGCGATTGCTGAAACCAGGTGGCGTGATGGTGATGACCGACCCCATGGCAGCCGATGGCGTGACTGCTGATTCACTGACGGCGATTCTCGATCGCATTCACCTTGCGGATCTCGGGTCGCCTGAGCGGTATCACCGCTGGGGTACCGAAGCAGGACTAACACGCACTGCATGGTATGACCGCACACCGATGCTGATCGAGCACTACAGCAGGGTCCGCCTGGAGTTGCAACAGCGCCGGAAGGATCTGGAAAACAGCATCACACCGGGTTATCTGGAGCGGATGGATGCCGGGCTGGGCCATTGGGTTGATGGTGGCCAGTCAGGGAAGCTCAGCTGGGGCTTGATGCGTTTCGACAAACCACTGAAGTGA